In Dama dama isolate Ldn47 chromosome 20, ASM3311817v1, whole genome shotgun sequence, a single window of DNA contains:
- the SELENBP1 gene encoding methanethiol oxidase isoform X1, producing the protein MATKCGKCGPGYPSPLEAMKGPREELVYLPCIYRNTGTEAPDYLATVDVNPKSPQYSQVIHRLPMPNLKDELHHSGWNTCSSCFGDSTKSRTKLVLPSLISSRVYVVDVATEPRAPKLHKVIEPKEIHAKCDLGYLHTSHCLASGEVMISALGDPKGNSKGGFVLLDGETFEVKGTWERPGGAAPMGYDFWYQPRHNVMISTEWAAPNVLRDGFNPADVEAGLYGQRLHVWDWQRHERVQTLTLQDGLIPLEIRFLHNPAADQGFVGCALGSNIQRFYKNQGGTWSVEKVIQVPPKKVKGWILPEMPSLITDILLSLDDRFLYFSNWLHGDLRQYDISDPKRPRLAGQIFLGGSIVKGGPVQVLEDQELKCQPEPLVVKGKRVAGGPQMIQLSLDGTRLYVTTSLYSAWDKQFYPDLIREGSVMLQIDVDTVRGGLKLNPNFLVDFGKEPLGPALAHELRYPGGDCSSDIWL; encoded by the exons ATGG CGACCAAATGTGGGAAGTGCGGACCTGGCTACCCTTCCCCTCTGGAGGCCATGAAAG GACCCAGGGAGGAGCTTGTCTACCTGCCCTGCATTTACCGGAACACAGGCACTGAAGCCCCGGATTACCTGGCCACTGTGGATGTTAACCCCAAGTCTCCCCAGTATTCCCAG GTCATCCACCGGCTGCCCATGCCCAACCTGAAGGACGAACTGCATCACTCAGGATGGAACACCTGCAGCAGCTGCTTCGGGGACAGCACCAAGTCGCGCACCAAGCTGGTGCTACCCAGTCTCATCTCCTCCCGAGTCTATGTGGTGGATGTGGCCACCGAGCCCCGCGCTCCAAAGCTGCACAAG GTCATTGAGCCCAAGGAGATCCATGCCAAGTGTGATCTGGGCTACCTCCACACCAGTCACTGTCTGGCCAGTGGGGAGGTGATGATCAGTGCCCTGGGAGACCCCAAGGGCAACAGCAAAG GGGGTTTTGTGCTCCTGGATGGAGAGACATTTGAGGTGAAGGGGACGTGGGAGCGGCCTGGAGGTGCTGCGCCTATGGGCTATGACTTCTGGTACCAACCTCGACACAATGTCATGATCAGTACTGAATGGGCAGCTCCCAATGTCTTACGAGATGGCTTCAACCCTGCTGATGTAGAGGCAG GGCTGTATGGGCAACGCTTACACGTGTGGGACTGGCAGCGCCATGAGAGGGTGCAGACCCTGACTCTGCAGGACGGTCTCATCCCCCTGGAGATCCGCTTCCTACACAACCCGGCCGCTGACCAGGGCTTCGTGGGCTGTGCCCTTGGCTCTAACATCCAGCGCTTCTACAAGAACCAG GGAGGGACTTGGTCAGTGGAGAAGGTGATCCAGGTGCCCCCcaagaaagtgaagggctggataCTGCCTGAAATGCCAA GCCTGATCACTGACATCCTGCTGTCCCTGGACGACCGCTTTCTCTACTTCAGCAACTGGCTGCACGGGGACCTGAGACAGTACGACATCTCTGACCCCAAGAGGCCCCGCCTTGCGGGACAG ATCTTCCTCGGGGGCAGCATTGTTAAGGGAGGCCCTGTGCAGGTCTTGGAGGACCAGGAGCTAAAATGCCAGCCAGAGCCCCTGGTGGTCAAG GGGAAGCGAGTGGCTGGAGGCCCTCAGATGATCCAGCTCAGCTTGGATGGGACACGTCTCTATGTCACCACGTCACTGTACAGTGCCTGGGACAAGCAGTTTTACCCTGATCTTATCAG GGAAGGCTCTGTGATGCTGCAGATCGATGTAGACACAGTCAGGGGAGGGCTGAAGCTGAACCCCAACTTCCTGGTGGATTTTGGGAAGGAGCCCCTTGGCCCAGCCCTGGCTCATGAGCTCCGCTACCCTGGGGGCGACTGCAGCTCTGACATCTGGCTCTGA
- the SELENBP1 gene encoding methanethiol oxidase isoform X2, with product MKGPREELVYLPCIYRNTGTEAPDYLATVDVNPKSPQYSQVIHRLPMPNLKDELHHSGWNTCSSCFGDSTKSRTKLVLPSLISSRVYVVDVATEPRAPKLHKVIEPKEIHAKCDLGYLHTSHCLASGEVMISALGDPKGNSKGGFVLLDGETFEVKGTWERPGGAAPMGYDFWYQPRHNVMISTEWAAPNVLRDGFNPADVEAGLYGQRLHVWDWQRHERVQTLTLQDGLIPLEIRFLHNPAADQGFVGCALGSNIQRFYKNQGGTWSVEKVIQVPPKKVKGWILPEMPSLITDILLSLDDRFLYFSNWLHGDLRQYDISDPKRPRLAGQIFLGGSIVKGGPVQVLEDQELKCQPEPLVVKGKRVAGGPQMIQLSLDGTRLYVTTSLYSAWDKQFYPDLIREGSVMLQIDVDTVRGGLKLNPNFLVDFGKEPLGPALAHELRYPGGDCSSDIWL from the exons ATGAAAG GACCCAGGGAGGAGCTTGTCTACCTGCCCTGCATTTACCGGAACACAGGCACTGAAGCCCCGGATTACCTGGCCACTGTGGATGTTAACCCCAAGTCTCCCCAGTATTCCCAG GTCATCCACCGGCTGCCCATGCCCAACCTGAAGGACGAACTGCATCACTCAGGATGGAACACCTGCAGCAGCTGCTTCGGGGACAGCACCAAGTCGCGCACCAAGCTGGTGCTACCCAGTCTCATCTCCTCCCGAGTCTATGTGGTGGATGTGGCCACCGAGCCCCGCGCTCCAAAGCTGCACAAG GTCATTGAGCCCAAGGAGATCCATGCCAAGTGTGATCTGGGCTACCTCCACACCAGTCACTGTCTGGCCAGTGGGGAGGTGATGATCAGTGCCCTGGGAGACCCCAAGGGCAACAGCAAAG GGGGTTTTGTGCTCCTGGATGGAGAGACATTTGAGGTGAAGGGGACGTGGGAGCGGCCTGGAGGTGCTGCGCCTATGGGCTATGACTTCTGGTACCAACCTCGACACAATGTCATGATCAGTACTGAATGGGCAGCTCCCAATGTCTTACGAGATGGCTTCAACCCTGCTGATGTAGAGGCAG GGCTGTATGGGCAACGCTTACACGTGTGGGACTGGCAGCGCCATGAGAGGGTGCAGACCCTGACTCTGCAGGACGGTCTCATCCCCCTGGAGATCCGCTTCCTACACAACCCGGCCGCTGACCAGGGCTTCGTGGGCTGTGCCCTTGGCTCTAACATCCAGCGCTTCTACAAGAACCAG GGAGGGACTTGGTCAGTGGAGAAGGTGATCCAGGTGCCCCCcaagaaagtgaagggctggataCTGCCTGAAATGCCAA GCCTGATCACTGACATCCTGCTGTCCCTGGACGACCGCTTTCTCTACTTCAGCAACTGGCTGCACGGGGACCTGAGACAGTACGACATCTCTGACCCCAAGAGGCCCCGCCTTGCGGGACAG ATCTTCCTCGGGGGCAGCATTGTTAAGGGAGGCCCTGTGCAGGTCTTGGAGGACCAGGAGCTAAAATGCCAGCCAGAGCCCCTGGTGGTCAAG GGGAAGCGAGTGGCTGGAGGCCCTCAGATGATCCAGCTCAGCTTGGATGGGACACGTCTCTATGTCACCACGTCACTGTACAGTGCCTGGGACAAGCAGTTTTACCCTGATCTTATCAG GGAAGGCTCTGTGATGCTGCAGATCGATGTAGACACAGTCAGGGGAGGGCTGAAGCTGAACCCCAACTTCCTGGTGGATTTTGGGAAGGAGCCCCTTGGCCCAGCCCTGGCTCATGAGCTCCGCTACCCTGGGGGCGACTGCAGCTCTGACATCTGGCTCTGA